Proteins encoded in a region of the Phocoena phocoena chromosome X, mPhoPho1.1, whole genome shotgun sequence genome:
- the FRMPD4 gene encoding FERM and PDZ domain-containing protein 4, giving the protein MTANRDGRDCFINHMTQAIPFDDPRLESCQIIPPAPRRVEMRRDPVLGFGFVAGSEKPVVVRSVTPGGPSEGKLIPGDQIVMINDEPVSAAPRERVIDLVRSCKESILLAVIQPYPSPKSAFISAAKKARLKSNPVKVRFSEEVIINGQVSETVKDNSLLFMPNVLKVYLENGQTKSFRFDCTTSIKDVILTLQEKLSIKGIEHFSLMLEQRMEGAGTKLLLLHEQETLTQVTQRPSSHKMRCLFRISFVPKDPIDLLRRDPVAFEYLYVQSCNDVVQERFGPELKYDIALRLAALQMYIATVTTKQTQKISLKYIEKEWGLETFLPSAVLQSMKEKNIKKALSHLVKANQNLVPPGKKLSALQAKVHYLKFLSDLRLYGGRVFKATLVQAEKRSEVTLLVGPRYGISHVINTKTNLVALLADFSHVNRIEMFTEEENLVRVELHVLDVKPITLLMESSDAMNLACLTAGYYRLLVDSRRSIFNMANKKNAGTQETGTENKGKHNLLGPDWNCVPQVTTFIDEGEQEAQITYIDAKQKAVEIPEGTLCPKDHHRHLYMDNTYNSDELSQQLTQPGDAPCKADYRSLAQRSLLTLSGPEALKKAQEPPRGAKVSFIFGDLALDDGITPPTLGYERLLDQSPDLLEKQRNLYISGANDTKSLDLTPDAEGIQFVANSVYANIGDVKNFEAAQGIEEPLLHDICYAENADDAEDEDDVSCEEDLVVGDMNQPAILNLSGSSDDIIDLTSLPPPEGDDNEDDFLLRSLNMAIAAPPPGFRDSSDEEDCHGQAAPFLGDKEAGGTLQNDEIPVSLIDTVPTSAEGKCEKGLDSAVVSTLDTLEALSVSEDQQTSDNSGVAILRAYSPESSSDSGNETNSSEMTESSELATAQKQSENLSRMFLATHEGYHPLAEEQTEFPTSKSPPGALPPKASHALTARPVSDLPPKVVPSKQILHSGHVEMEPETMETKSVTDYFGKLHIGPMAYSCTSKRKSQPADGEGKASLNGSMPGKKQQGTKTADVEEDAKGQFASVSSRDSQHLSTFNLERTAFRKDSQRWYVATEGPMAEKSGLEAAAGITFPRALAVGTTETEGKDDGAPDGEAVEVSGLGQRDHFLTEVTCVSSAKDLGNPDDADPSTCDHPSKLPEAEESVGRLCDYHLAKRMSSLQSEGHFSLQSSQGSSVDAGCGTGSSSSTCATPVESPLCPSMGKHLIPEAAGKGVSYLPSEERATGLPSHGAAFKELHPQTEGMCPRVTVPALHTAINAEPLFGTLRDGCHRLPKIKETTALTEPGKERRGGMPSAWPQHPKADPTLLPSDIHSESKVPIPNQDPTDFSQANQAYGEAVSWWPLDLRGGSLRTPPSQRALRRSSRILSGSVSLETFRERSKGAVSLKCPGITEAQEASSERHAELPLGKKLTKSFSQSSMHFSSEGKVHKRSPAAHKSSKLYRTLPLRKLEGSNWRCRGPFSYCFLNRGQDEDGDEDEEQREVDHHVSCLFRPQMTQATPDPSSPPLAVGIQKQGGELSRGSVLKVWAEDLSGPDDVDFSNLAFDARIARINALKESTYAMPDGFLAAQNDANELLCLVRETKGKKGESHLEAYDLTLSQYKQLLSIESRQLGSACRKMAMAEKSPEEMLLAMTSSFQVLCCLTEACMRLVKVVNSETQRQEIVAKIDEVVINYICLLKAAEAATGKTTGDPNVGLSMRHSTTMAALVSTLTRSLKMLLNK; this is encoded by the exons tcTCCCAAATCAGCATTTATTAGTGCTGCAAAAAAGGCAAGGTTAAAGTCCAATCCAGTCAAAGTGCGATTCTCCGAGGAGGTCATCATCAACGGCCAAGTGTCG gAAACTGTTAAGGAtaattcacttctttttatgccAAACGTCTTGAAAGTCTATCTGGAAAATGGGCAGACCAAATCGTTTCGCTTTGACTGCACCACCTCCATAAAG GATGTCATCCTAACCCTTCAAGAGAAACTCTCCATCAAAGGCATCGAACACTTCTCCCTCATGCTGGAGCAGAGGATGGAAGGAGCCGGAACGAAGCTGCTCTTGCTTCATGAACAGGAGACCCTAACTCAG GTGACCCAGAGGCCCAGCTCGCATAAGATGAGATGTCTTTTCCGAATTAGCTTCGTCCCAAAGGATCCAATTGACCTTTTAAGGCGAGATCCAGTTGCTTTCGAGTATCTGTATGTTCAG AGTTGTAACGACGTCGTTCAGGAGCGGTTTGGGCCGGAGCTGAAATATGACATCGCCCTGCGGCTGGCGGCGTTGCAAATGTACATCGCAACCGTGACCACCAAGCAGACGCAGAAAATCTCCCTCAAGTACATTGA AAAAGAATGGGGATTAGagacttttcttccctctgctgtgCTGCAAAgcatgaaagagaagaacataaAGAAAGCACTTTCACACCTTgtcaaagcaaatcaaaacttgGTACCACCCGGTAAAAAG cTCTCCGCACTTCAAGCCAAGGTCCATTATCTCAAGTTCCTCAGTGACCTTCGACTGTATGGGGGCCGTGTGTTCAAGGCAACATTAGTg CAGGCAGAAAAGCGCTCAGAAGTGACCCTCCTGGTGGGGCCCCGCTACGGCATAAGCCACGTGATAAACACCAAAACCAATCTGGTGGCTCTTTTAGCTGACTTCAGCCACGTCAATAGGATTGAGATGTTTACTGAAGAGGAGAACTTGGTGAGGGTGGAGCTCCATGTGCTGGACGTGAAG CCCATCACGCTCTTGATGGAATCTTCCGACGCCATGAACCTGGCCTGCTTAACGGCTGGATACTACCGGCTGCTTGTGGATTCCAGGAGGTCGATATTTAACATGGCCAACAAGAAAAACGCAGGGACCCAGGAGACAG GaactgaaaataaaggaaagcatAACCTCCTTGGCCCAGATTGGAACTGTGTACCCCAAGTGACCACATTCATTGACGAAGGGGAGCAAGAAGCACAGATAACATATATAGATGCGAAGCAGAAGGCAGTTGAGATTCCAGAAGGCACCTTGTGTCCAAAAGACCACCACCGGCACTTGTACATGGACAACACCTATAACTCAGACGAACTCAGCCAGCAGCTGACCCAGCCGGGAGATGCTCCGTGCAAGGCAGACTACAGAAGTCTAGCTCAGCGGTCCCTGTTGACTCTCTCAGGACCAGAAGCTCTAAAGAAAGCACAGGAGCCTCCAAGAGGAGCTAAAGTGTCCTTTATTTTTGGAGATCTCGCCTTGGATGATGGTATCACTCCCCCGACTCTCGGCTATGAAAGACTGCTGGACCAGAGTCCAGATCTGCTGGAGAAGCAGAGGAATCTCTACATCAGCGGTGCCAATGACACGAAGAGCCTGGATCTCACTCCAGACGCAGAGGGCATCCAGTTCGTGGCCAATTCTGTGTATGCAAACATAGGCGACGTGAAGAACTTCGAGGCTGCCCAGGGCATAGAGGAGCCCCTCTTGCACGACATCTGTTACGCAGAGAACGCCGACGACGCGGAGGACGAGGATGACGTGAGCTGCGAGGAGGACCTCGTGGTGGGAGACATGAACCAGCCGGCCATCCTCAACCTGTCTGGGTCAAGCGATGACATCATTGACCTCACGTCCCTGCCCCCGCCCGAAGGGGACGACAACGAGGACGACTTCCTGCTGCGTTCCTTGAACATGGCTATCGCCGCGCCTCCACCTGGCTTCAGAGATAGTTCCGACGAGGAGGACTGTCACGGCCAGGCCGCTCCCTTCCTGGGGGACAAGGAGGCAGGCGGCACCCTGCAGAACGACGAGATCCCCGTGTCCCTTATCGACACTGTGCCCACCAGCGCCGAGGGCAAGTGTGAGAAGGGCCTGGATAGCGCCGTCGTTTCCACGCTGGACACTCTAGAAGCTCTGTCCGTGTCAGAAGATCAGCAGACCAGTGACAATTCAG GTGTAGCCATCTTGCGGGCTTATAGTCCCGAGTCCTCGTCAGACTCGGGCAATGAAACTAACTCTTCGGAAATGACGGAGAGTTCTGAACTGGCCACGGCCCAGAAGCAGTCAGAAAACCTCTCCCGCATGTTCTTGGCCACTCACGAAGGCTACCACCCCCTTGCGGAAGAGCAGACAGAGTTCCCCACCTCCAAAAGCCCACCTGGGGCCTTGCCTCCGAAGGCCTCCCACGCCCTCACTGCCCGTCCAGTGAGCGACCTCCCGCCCAAAGTTGTGCCTTCCAAGCAGATCCTTCACTCGGGCCACGTGGAGATGGAGCCCGAAACCATGGAGACTAAGTCAGTCACTGACTATTTTGGCAAACTGCACATTGGGCCGATGGCATATTCCTGCACCAGCAAAAGGAAAAGCCAGCCGGCCGACGGGGAGGGGAAAGCATCCCTTAATGGGAGCATGCCAGGGAAAAAACAGCAGGGGACCAAAACGGCAGACGTGGAGGAGGACGCCAAAGGTCAGTTTGCTAGTGTGTCTTCAAGGGACAGTCAACACCTGAGCACTTTTAACCTGGAGAGAACTGCCTTTCGCAAGGACAGCCAGAGATGGTATGTGGCCACTGAGGGGCCTATGGCTGAAAAAAGTGGGTTGGAAGCAGCAGCAGGGATAACCTTTCCCAGAGCTTTGGCTGTGGGAACCACAGAGACCGAAGGGAAGGATGATGGGGCTCCTGATGGAGAAGCCGTTGAGGTTTCAGGACTTGGCCAGCGGGACCACTTCTTAACAGAGGTGACCTGTGTGTCTTCAGCCAAAGACTTAGGTAACCCGGACGATGCTGACCCGTCCACCTGTGACCATCCTTCCAAGCTCCCCGAGGCAGAGGAGAGCGTGGGCCGCCTTTGTGACTACCACTTGGCCAAGCGGATGTCGTCGTTGCAGAGCGAGGGCCATTTTTCTCTGCAGAGCTCTCAAGGCTCCTCGGTGGACGCAGGCTGTGGCACGGGTAGCAGTAGCAGCACTTGTGCCACTCCGGTGGAGTCCCCGCTCTGCCCCTCCATGGGGAAGCACCTGATTCCTGAGGCTGCCGGGAAAGGCGTGAGTTACCTTCCTTCCGAGGAGAGAGCCACCGGGCTTCCCAGCCATGGAGCCGCCTTTAAGGAATTACACCCACAGACAGAAGGGATGTGTCCGCGGGTGACAGTGCCTGCCCTGCACACGGCCATTAACGCCGAACCCCTGTTTGGCACTTTGAGAGACGGATGTCACCGACTCCCCAAGATTAAGGAAACCACAG CTTTGACAGAGCCTGGGAAGGAGAGACGAGGAGGCATGCCTTCAGCTTGGCCTCAACATCCTAAAGCTGATCCCACCCTGCTACCATCAGACATTCACTCGGAATCAAAGGTGCCAATTCCAAATCAAGACCCTACTGATTTCTCCCAAGCAAACCAGGCCTACGGAGAGGCTGTGAGCTGGTGGCCACTGGATCTGCGAGGGGGGAGCCTCAGGACACCCCCCAGCCAGAGGGCTCTGAGACGTAGCAGCCGTATCCTCTCGGGATCTGTAAGTTTGGAGACCTTCCGGGAGAGAAGCAAAGGTGCAGTCAGCTTAAAGTGTCCAGGTATCACAGAAGCACAGGAGGCCAGTTCAGAAAGGCACGCAGAACTCCCCCTAGGGAAGAAGCTCACCAAAAGTTTTTCCCAAAGCTCGATGCACTTTAGCTCTGAGGGGAAAGTTCACAAAAGGTCCCCAGCAGCTCACAAAAGCTCAAAGCTGTATAGGACATTGCCCTTGCGGAAGCTGGAAGGCAGCAATTGGAGATGCCGGGGACCTTTCAGCTACTGCTTCCTGAACCGAGGGCAGGATGAAGATGGTGATGAGGACGAAGAGCAGAGAGAGGTCGATCAccacgtctcttgcctctttcgACCACAGATGACTCAAGCCACGCCAGACCCAAGCAGCCCACCCCTGGCTGTCGGAATTCAGAAGCAAGGAGGGGAGCTGTCCAGAGGTTCAGTTCTGAAGGTCTGGGCCGAAGACTTGAGTGGCCCAGATGATGTGGACTTCAGCAACCTGGCTTTTGATGCCCGGATTGCAAGGATAAATGCCCTTAAGGAGAGCACATATGCAATGCCCGATGGGTTCCTCGCAGCCCAAAATGATGCCAATGAGCTGCTCTGCCTTGTCAGGGAAACCAAGGGGAAGAAAGGGGAGTCACACCTTGAAGCGTATGACCTAACACTTTCTCAGTACAAGCAGCTGTTATCCATTGAGTCCAGACAGTTGGGGAGTGCCTGCAGGAAAATGGCAATGGCCGAGAAAAGTCCAGAGGAGATGCTCCTAGCTATGACTTCCAGCTTTCAAGTGCTCTGTTGCCTAACAGAAGCCTGCATGCGATTAGTTAAAGTTGTGAACTCAGAAACACAGCGGCAGGAAATTGTAGCGAAGATCGATGAAGTGGTCATAAACTACATCTGTCTCCTGAAAGCTGCCGAGGCAGCCACTGGAAAGACCACTGGGGATCCCAATGTTGGACTCTCAATGCGACATTCAACCACCATGGCCGCTCTCGTAAGCACACTAACACGTTCTCTCAAgatgcttttaaataaataa